The genomic interval CCGCCCGCCCGCCGCCCTCGGGCCGCGCGGTGTCCCGGGTCAGCGAGAACCGCCGGGACCGCCGGGTCGCGGCGGGAGCCGCCGCCTCCGTGGACCCGGTGTCCGGACTCGTACCAGCACCCACGGGGTCAGCCGGCGGAGACGGCAGCCGCGTCGCGCTCGGCGGCCTCGACCACGTTGACGAGCAGCTGGGCGCGGGTCATCGGGCCGACACCGCCCGGGTTCGGCGAGATCCAGGCGGCGACCTCGGCCACGCCCGGGTGGACGTCGCCGACGATCTTGCCGTTCTCGTCGCGGCTGACGCCGACGTCCAGGACGGCCGCGCCCGGCTTGACGTGCTCGGGCTTGACGATGTGCGGCACGCCCGCGGCGGCGACGATGATGTCGGCCTGCTTCAGGTGGGCGGCCAGGTCCCGGGTGCCGGTGTGGCACTGGGTCACCGTGGCGTTCTCCGACTTGCGGGTGAGCAGCAGCGGGATGGACCGCCCGATGGTGACACCGCGTCCGACGACCACGACGTGGGCGCCGTTGATCTCGACGCCGTGGTGGCGCAGGAGCTGGACGACGCCCTGCGGGGTGCAGGGCAGCGGGCCGGTCTCGTTGAGCACCAGGCGGCCGAGGTTCATGGGGTGCAGGCCGTCGGCGTCCTTGGCCGGATCCATCAGTTCCAGGACGCGGTTGGTGTCGATCCCCTTGGGGAGGGGAAGCTGCACGATGTAACCCGTGCAGGCGGGGTCGGCGTTGAGCTCGCGGACGACGGCCTCGATCTCCTCCTGGGTGGCGGTGTCCGGCAGTTCGCGCTGGATGGAGCCGATGCCGACCTGCGCGCAGTCCTTGTGCTTGCCGTTCACGTACCACCTGCTGCCCGGGTCGTCCCCGACCAGCAGGGTTCCCAGGCCGGGCGTGACGCCCCGGGCCTTGAGGGCCGCCACGCGGGCGGTCAGATCGGACTTGATCGCGGCTGCGGTGGCCTTGCCATCGAGAATCTGGGCAGTCATGGTCCCCATACTCCCGGATGACCCCGCCCTCGGACCAATCAGGTACCAGGCGTGGACGCAAGGTTGCACTTGGACAACTTCTTGGGCAGCGGCTGGACAAACGTACTAACGGCTTATAACGATGAAGGCCGCTGTGCCGCAGCAGTAACCGGGGGGCTGGACCGCTGACGTTTTCTCTCTCCTCGTGCGGCCGCACCGTCCCCGTACGTCTGTTGGAGGAACGCCCATGAGCTTCGGCGACCCGAACCCGAACAACCCCTACGGGCAGCAGCCCGGTCAGCCGCAGCAGCCGGGCTACGGCTACCCGCAGGCCCCGCAGGGCGTGCCGCAGCAGGGCTACGGCTACCCGACCGCCCCGCCGGTGCCGGGCGGCGACTACGGCCAGCAGCCCGGTTACGGTGCCCGCCCGCCGCTGTCCGGCTGGTGGCGGCGCGTCGGCGCGTACTTGATCGACGTCATCTGCATCGGCCTCCCCTACGGGATCCTCATGGCCATCGGCGGCGGCGTGGGCGGCGGCGCGGGCGCCGCGATCATGTTCCTCGGCATCGCCGTCGGCATCGGCGGCGCCCTCTTCAAGCTGTACAAGGAGGGCACGACGGGCCAGTTCATCGGCAAGAAGGCCCTCGGCATCAGCCTGCTGCGCGAGGCGGACGGCCGGCCGCTCGGCTTCGGCATGGCCTTCGTCCGCACGATCGCGCACTTCCTGGACAGCATCGCCTGCTACATCGGCTGGCTGTGGCCGCTCTGGGACGACAAGAACCAGACGTTCGCGGACAAGGTCTGCTCCAGCGTCGTGGTGCGCGTCGGCTGACCGCTCCTCAGACAGGCCCGAGGGCCGCAACCCCGCGCGTATCGCGTGGGGTTGCGGCCCTCGGTCGTACGGGGAGGAACCGGCTCAGTGGAAGAAGTGCCGGGTGCCCGTGAAGTACATCGTCACGCCGGCCTTCTTCGCGGCCTCGACCACCAGCTCGTCGCGGACCGAACCGCCCGGCTGGACCACGGCCTTGACGCCGGCGGCGGTCAGGATCTCCAGCCCGTCCGGGAAGGGGAAGAAGGCGTCGGACGCGGCGTAGGAACCGGTGGCCCGCTCCTCGCCCGCGCGCTCGACGGCCAGCTTCGCGGAGTCGACCCGGTTGACCTGGCCCATGCCGACGCCGACCGAGGCGCCGTCCTTGGCGAGCAGGATGGCGTTGGACTTGACCGCCCGGCACGCCTTCCACGCGAAGGCGAGTTCCTTCAGCTCGTCGGCGGAGAGCGCGTCGCCCGTGGCGAGCGTCCAGTTGGCCGGGTCGTCGCCCTCGGCCTGGAGGCGGTCGGTGACCTGGAGCAGCGCGCCGCCGTCGATCTGCTTGACCTCGACCTCGGCGGACGGGGCCTCGGGGGCGCGCAGCACGCGGATGTTCTTCTTGCGGGCCAGGACCTCGACCGCGCCGTCCTCGTACGCCGGGGCGACGATGACCTCGGTGAAGATCTCCGCGACCTGCTCGGCCATGGCGACGGTCACGGGGCGGTTGACGGCGATGACGCCGCCGAACGCGGAGAGCGGGTCGCAGTCGTGCGCGTTGCGGTGTGCCGTGGCGACATCGTCGGCGATCGCGATGCCGCAGGGGTTGGCGTGCTTGATGATCGCGACGCACGGCTCGTCGTGGTCGTACGCGGCGCGCCGGGCGGCGTCGGTG from Streptomyces drozdowiczii carries:
- a CDS encoding bifunctional methylenetetrahydrofolate dehydrogenase/methenyltetrahydrofolate cyclohydrolase produces the protein MTAQILDGKATAAAIKSDLTARVAALKARGVTPGLGTLLVGDDPGSRWYVNGKHKDCAQVGIGSIQRELPDTATQEEIEAVVRELNADPACTGYIVQLPLPKGIDTNRVLELMDPAKDADGLHPMNLGRLVLNETGPLPCTPQGVVQLLRHHGVEINGAHVVVVGRGVTIGRSIPLLLTRKSENATVTQCHTGTRDLAAHLKQADIIVAAAGVPHIVKPEHVKPGAAVLDVGVSRDENGKIVGDVHPGVAEVAAWISPNPGGVGPMTRAQLLVNVVEAAERDAAAVSAG
- a CDS encoding RDD family protein; the encoded protein is MSFGDPNPNNPYGQQPGQPQQPGYGYPQAPQGVPQQGYGYPTAPPVPGGDYGQQPGYGARPPLSGWWRRVGAYLIDVICIGLPYGILMAIGGGVGGGAGAAIMFLGIAVGIGGALFKLYKEGTTGQFIGKKALGISLLREADGRPLGFGMAFVRTIAHFLDSIACYIGWLWPLWDDKNQTFADKVCSSVVVRVG
- the purH gene encoding bifunctional phosphoribosylaminoimidazolecarboxamide formyltransferase/IMP cyclohydrolase: MSENKPIRRALVSVYDKTGLEDLARGLHEAGVELVSTGSTAGKIAAAGVPVTKVEELTGFPECLDGRVKTLHPRVHAGILADLRLDAHREQLAELGVEPFDLVVVNLYPFKETVASGASDDECVEQIDIGGPSMVRAAAKNHPSVAVVTSPERYADVLAAVKAGGFDLTARKRLAAEAFQHTAAYDVAVAGWFADDYAAADDSGFPDFFGTTYERQDVLRYGENPHQPAALYTSGTGGLAGAEQLHGKAMSYNNYTDTDAARRAAYDHDEPCVAIIKHANPCGIAIADDVATAHRNAHDCDPLSAFGGVIAVNRPVTVAMAEQVAEIFTEVIVAPAYEDGAVEVLARKKNIRVLRAPEAPSAEVEVKQIDGGALLQVTDRLQAEGDDPANWTLATGDALSADELKELAFAWKACRAVKSNAILLAKDGASVGVGMGQVNRVDSAKLAVERAGEERATGSYAASDAFFPFPDGLEILTAAGVKAVVQPGGSVRDELVVEAAKKAGVTMYFTGTRHFFH